A genomic stretch from Thermodesulforhabdus norvegica includes:
- a CDS encoding cupin domain-containing protein → MKVVRFGQAERCEPEPGWLRRSLCNEQEISIEHFVKPPGHTSPTHQHPNAQVLVVLKGSMIITLDNGREERLDEGDAAYIPPNEAHAVKNPSDSPAIGLDIFIPGRSFDFWYKKMGIQR, encoded by the coding sequence ATGAAAGTCGTGAGATTCGGACAGGCCGAACGGTGCGAACCGGAGCCGGGATGGCTGAGAAGAAGTCTGTGTAACGAGCAGGAGATTTCCATTGAGCACTTCGTAAAGCCGCCGGGGCATACCTCGCCGACGCACCAGCATCCAAACGCCCAGGTTCTGGTGGTTCTTAAAGGTTCAATGATCATAACCCTGGATAACGGAAGGGAAGAAAGGCTTGACGAAGGAGATGCCGCATACATCCCGCCTAACGAAGCCCACGCAGTAAAAAACCCGTCGGATTCACCGGCAATCGGTCTGGACATCTTTATACCGGGTCGTTCCTTCGATTTCTGGTACAAAAAGATGGGAATTCAGCGGTGA
- a CDS encoding ABC transporter permease has translation MEISWGLFFGMIVASAAPIVIAGLGETLTEKSGVINLSLDGTILLGAMSGFVIACKTGSTAAGILGAGLAGALVAALLGLLCLLWKAPQVAVGFVLTLTCRDLAYFLGNPFSRIAGPQLDTISLPVLSKLDFIGPAFFHHNIMTYASIVLIPAVWIYLYKTRAGLILRAAGENPEACRARGYKVLRIRFFYLVLGGLLAGMAGAMFSLGIKPGWGRPQGSEGIGWIVLALVIFGGWNPLRVALGAYIFATLQALSSIVQNIWTSVPAQLIQVAPFPLMILTLVFINRPTKPRLREPTFRFLELLKARPPAALGKAFSEH, from the coding sequence ATGGAAATATCGTGGGGACTCTTTTTCGGGATGATTGTGGCCAGTGCCGCTCCCATTGTCATTGCCGGATTGGGAGAAACACTCACCGAAAAGTCGGGAGTGATCAACCTTTCACTTGACGGGACTATTCTCCTGGGGGCCATGTCCGGCTTTGTGATTGCCTGCAAAACGGGTAGCACGGCAGCGGGCATACTGGGTGCCGGCCTGGCGGGTGCATTGGTTGCGGCCCTGCTGGGGCTTTTGTGTTTGCTGTGGAAGGCTCCTCAGGTCGCCGTTGGCTTCGTTCTCACGCTGACGTGCCGGGATCTGGCTTATTTTCTGGGAAATCCTTTTTCAAGAATTGCCGGACCACAATTAGACACCATATCTTTGCCGGTTTTATCGAAACTCGACTTCATCGGCCCGGCTTTTTTTCACCACAACATAATGACCTATGCCAGTATCGTTCTTATCCCCGCCGTCTGGATATATCTGTACAAAACCCGAGCCGGCCTCATTCTTCGGGCAGCAGGAGAAAATCCCGAAGCCTGCAGAGCCAGGGGCTATAAGGTACTTCGTATTCGATTTTTCTATCTTGTCCTGGGCGGTCTGCTGGCCGGTATGGCCGGGGCAATGTTCTCTCTCGGCATAAAACCGGGATGGGGAAGGCCCCAGGGCTCCGAAGGTATTGGCTGGATCGTCCTTGCTCTGGTAATCTTCGGAGGCTGGAATCCTTTGCGGGTTGCACTGGGAGCCTACATTTTCGCAACACTTCAAGCCCTGAGTTCCATAGTGCAGAACATCTGGACATCCGTTCCGGCCCAGCTTATTCAGGTAGCCCCCTTTCCGCTGATGATTCTCACCCTGGTCTTCATAAACAGACCCACAAAACCCCGTCTCAGGGAACCGACATTTCGCTTTCTGGAACTGCTCAAGGCCAGGCCTCCTGCCGCTTTAGGGAAGGCCTTTTCGGAACATTAA